The following coding sequences lie in one Spinacia oleracea cultivar Varoflay chromosome 1, BTI_SOV_V1, whole genome shotgun sequence genomic window:
- the LOC110783913 gene encoding AIG2-like protein D isoform X2 — translation MAMPLRMSASGTSQGSHNVFVYGSLLADEVVQVLLNRVPSSSPATLPDYNRFSIKGRVYPAILPVENKKVLGRVCVFILEVSVLYPEDNLEKLQAYAYVWDNKNDPDLYEDWDFEKWKVAHMKDFIEMTKEFVEEVEHPESKSRVETYNSFYQSGEP, via the exons ATGGCAATGCCATTGAGGATGAGCGCAAGTGGTACTTCACAAGGAAGCCACAACGTATTCGTTTATGGAAGTCTTTTAGCTGATGAAGTCGTTCAAGTCTTACTCAATCGCGTCCCTTCTTCCTCTCCTGCTACTCTCCCTGATTA CAATCGGTTTAGCATCAAAGGTCGAGTTTATCCAGCAATTCTGCCTGTTGAGAACAAGAAAGTGCTCGGAAGGGTATGCGTTTTTATTTTGGAGGTGTCTGTCCTTTACCCGGAG GACAACTTGGAGAAGCTGCAAGCATATGCATATGTGTGGGATAATAAAAATGATCCAGACTTGTATGAAGATTGGGATTTTGAG AAATGGAAAGTTGCTCATATGAAGGATTTTATCGAGATGACTAAGGAATTCGTGGAAGAAGTTGAGCATCCTGAATCAAAATCAAGAGTGGAGACATACAATTCCTTTTACCAATCCGGTGAGCCCTGA
- the LOC110783913 gene encoding AIG2-like protein D isoform X1, with protein MAMPLRMSASGTSQGSHNVFVYGSLLADEVVQVLLNRVPSSSPATLPDYNRFSIKGRVYPAILPVENKKVLGRVLTGVTNLELDILDIFEDVEYVRDSVEVTIVDNLEKLQAYAYVWDNKNDPDLYEDWDFEKWKVAHMKDFIEMTKEFVEEVEHPESKSRVETYNSFYQSGEP; from the exons ATGGCAATGCCATTGAGGATGAGCGCAAGTGGTACTTCACAAGGAAGCCACAACGTATTCGTTTATGGAAGTCTTTTAGCTGATGAAGTCGTTCAAGTCTTACTCAATCGCGTCCCTTCTTCCTCTCCTGCTACTCTCCCTGATTA CAATCGGTTTAGCATCAAAGGTCGAGTTTATCCAGCAATTCTGCCTGTTGAGAACAAGAAAGTGCTCGGAAGG GTTTTGACGGGCGTCACGAATCTTGAGTTAGATATTTTGGATATATTCGAGGATGTTGAGTATGTTAGAGATTCAGTAGAAGTCACTATTGTG GACAACTTGGAGAAGCTGCAAGCATATGCATATGTGTGGGATAATAAAAATGATCCAGACTTGTATGAAGATTGGGATTTTGAG AAATGGAAAGTTGCTCATATGAAGGATTTTATCGAGATGACTAAGGAATTCGTGGAAGAAGTTGAGCATCCTGAATCAAAATCAAGAGTGGAGACATACAATTCCTTTTACCAATCCGGTGAGCCCTGA
- the LOC110783984 gene encoding F-box/kelch-repeat protein At3g23880-like: MKEKSKKKNVDIIAIILANDVIEQILLKLPLNSLLNSRGVCKHWKCLIESPRFNDCYHNPPQQLEKEGSSCNDKTLVSIISNRQIYTIDLKELQIGRSSLNIKDYYKTRNRCSSSKCDNTGSVGTCNGMLCFTENTIVLYNPSTNVNHIVPIQPKSYYCVPIPKGHIVDAMCGFGYDYTTYDYKVVLVVWISTSPFLTQTCHQAHVYSSKTKSWKPIQGFPMGTLSVEQCSDYYVFVNNSLHWLLDQSGGILRFDLSSETFSLLPWHTQWDCGPGVFLNMVEGCLSAWFRRGNEIEIWIMKTYGVQESCWTKLLNIQTDVEAVTLIAFSKDWDRLLLAEFPTEITQNTRFCWYDVHTSGRIWEIEVQNTNQDNIYEVETSMQSRLTLDPIKIKKKRRKRKRIC; encoded by the coding sequence atgaaagagaaaagcAAGAAGAAGAATGTGGATATCATTGCTATCATCCTTGCCAACGATGTGATAGAACAAATACTGTTAAAATTGCCTCTAAACTCTCTTCTAAACTCCAGAGGTGTTTGCAAACATTGGAAGTGCCTTATCGAATCCCCTCGCTTCAACGACTGCTATCACAATCCACCACAACAGCTCGAAAAAGAAGGCAGCAGTTGCAACGACAAAACACTTGTTTCGATCATATCGAACAGGCAGATCTACACGATAGACCTAAAGGAACTCCAAATTGGTAGATCATCTTTGAATATAAAAGACTATTACAAAACCCGAAACAGGTGTTCAAGTTCTAAGTGTGATAATACAGGATCAGTTGGTACTTGTAATGGTATGCTTTGCTTCACTGAAAACACAATCGTTCTGTACAACCCATCAACGAATGTAAATCATATTGTCCCAATCCAACCCAAATCCTACTATTGTGTTCCTATCCCTAAAGGACATATTGTTGATGCAATGTGTGGGTTTGGATATGATTATACTACCTATGATTACAAAGTCGTATTAGTCGTTTGGATCTCTACTTCGCCTTTTCTCACTCAGACGTGTCATCAAGCTCATGTTTATAGTTCCAAAACCAAATCGTGGAAGCCTATTCAAGGTTTTCCTATGGGAACCCTAAGTGTTGAACAATGTTCTGATTATTATGTCTTCGTCAACAACTCTCTGCATTGGCTTTTGGATCAATCGGGAGGTATTTTACGTTTCGATCTCTCTTCCGAGACGTTTTCGTTGCTTCCGTGGCACACGCAATGGGACTGCGGTCCGGGTGTGTTTTTGAACATGGTAGAGGGATGCTTGAGTGCTTGGTTTAGACGTGGTAATGAAATTGAAATATGGATTATGAAAACGTATGGTGTACAAGAATCTTGTTGGACTAAACTGTTGAATATTCAGACTGATGTTGAAGCTGTTACGCTTATCGCTTTCTCAAAGGATTGGGATCGATTGTTGTTGGCCGAGTTTCCGACGGAGATAACTCAGAATACAAGGTTTTGCTGGTATGATGTTCATACCAGCGGAAGAATATGGGAAATAGAAGTTCAAAATACCAACCAGGATAACATATATGAGGTGGAGACTTCAATGCAGAGTAGATTAACTCTTGATCCCATTAAGATtaagaagaagagaagaaaaagaaaaaggatctGTTAG